One part of the Methylobacterium terrae genome encodes these proteins:
- a CDS encoding NAD kinase: MARRFRQIAFIASPTPDAREAAELLMQRYDHVPPEEADVVVGLGGDGLMLQALHRFMGTGKPIYGMNRGTVGFLMNEFHLDDLVERLEVAQRSVVHPLLMVVTDVGGLTHTARAVNEVYMLRQTHQTAKLKISIDGQVRLPELIADGVLAATPVGSTAYNLSVGGPILPISSQLIALTPISAFRPRRQGSVLLPSHARIRIEVKDPEYRPVAAVADHTEFRRVARVETQLDRSTELVMLHDPGQGMDERILREQFG, from the coding sequence ATGGCGCGGCGCTTCAGACAGATCGCCTTCATCGCGAGCCCGACGCCCGACGCCCGCGAGGCGGCCGAGCTCCTGATGCAGCGCTACGACCACGTGCCGCCCGAGGAGGCGGACGTGGTGGTGGGGTTGGGCGGCGACGGGCTGATGCTCCAGGCGCTGCACCGCTTCATGGGCACGGGCAAGCCGATCTACGGCATGAACCGCGGCACCGTCGGCTTCCTGATGAACGAGTTCCACCTCGACGACCTCGTCGAGCGGCTGGAGGTGGCGCAGCGCAGCGTGGTCCACCCGCTCCTGATGGTCGTCACCGACGTCGGCGGCCTCACCCACACGGCGCGGGCGGTCAACGAGGTCTACATGCTGCGCCAGACCCACCAGACCGCCAAGCTGAAGATCTCGATCGACGGCCAGGTGCGCCTGCCCGAGCTGATCGCCGACGGGGTGCTGGCGGCCACGCCCGTGGGCTCCACCGCCTACAACCTCTCGGTCGGCGGGCCGATCCTGCCGATCTCCTCCCAGCTCATCGCGCTCACCCCGATCTCGGCCTTCCGGCCCCGGCGCCAGGGCAGCGTGCTCCTGCCGAGCCACGCCCGCATCCGCATCGAGGTCAAGGACCCGGAATACCGGCCGGTCGCCGCGGTGGCCGACCACACCGAGTTCCGCCGCGTCGCCCGGGTCGAGACCCAGCTCGACCGCTCGACCGAGCTCGTGATGCTGCACGACCCCGGCCAGGGCATGGACGAGCGCATCCTGCGCGAGCAGTTCGGCTGA
- a CDS encoding GMC oxidoreductase, with protein MSLALELRRFGLSALVLESGGTRPEPFTQDLSGADLTDPDRHDDMSIAVARRFGGTSNLWGGRCLPFDPVDFRPRPGMPDWPITLADLTPFLPTACRLVSCGEPVFEAPIPGIRAADDRFSFETLERWSGRPKLQVSHAATLASDPGIDIRLHTTVVDVLFDEGGAARAVTVVRPSGERMTVPVTRLVVAAGGLETTRLLLSLQRSRPHLFGGSDGPLGRNYMGHVIGEIADITLASDALDAAFMFERDPQGWYVRRRFVPSPALQDEHDLLNVAFWPVIPRMADAGHRDALLSLAFLALSFEPVGRALLPQALRVRHIPKAVERSAHLRNVCRNLPGALVAGARVAWQRYGAPTRLPGLFVRNSGRRYGLSYHSEQSPWSESRVRLDDQTDATGLPRLHIDYRVHESDARAVVRAHDLLADWLVRTGLGRLDYRQPAEQNVEAVMRLFGHGTHQIGTARMADTAERGVVDRNLQAFGVPNLYVASAAVLPRSGQASPTLTVVTLAVRLAHHIAAETARVDVLRSAA; from the coding sequence TTGTCCCTCGCCTTGGAGTTGCGGCGATTCGGCCTCTCGGCCCTGGTGCTGGAATCGGGCGGCACGCGCCCCGAGCCATTCACCCAGGACCTCTCCGGCGCCGACCTCACCGACCCGGATCGTCACGACGACATGAGCATCGCCGTGGCACGCCGCTTCGGCGGCACCTCGAACCTCTGGGGTGGGCGCTGCCTCCCCTTCGATCCCGTCGATTTCCGCCCCCGGCCCGGCATGCCCGACTGGCCGATCACGCTCGCGGATCTCACGCCCTTCCTGCCGACGGCCTGCCGCCTCGTCTCGTGCGGTGAGCCGGTCTTCGAGGCGCCCATCCCCGGCATCCGGGCCGCCGACGATCGCTTCTCGTTCGAGACCCTCGAGCGTTGGAGCGGACGGCCGAAGCTCCAGGTGTCCCACGCCGCCACCCTCGCGTCGGATCCGGGGATCGACATCCGGCTGCACACGACGGTGGTCGACGTGCTGTTCGACGAAGGCGGTGCCGCCCGCGCGGTGACGGTCGTGCGGCCCTCCGGCGAGCGGATGACGGTGCCGGTCACGCGCCTCGTGGTGGCGGCGGGCGGCCTCGAGACCACGCGCCTCCTGCTGAGCCTGCAGCGGAGCCGGCCGCATCTGTTCGGCGGGTCGGACGGACCGCTCGGCCGCAACTACATGGGCCACGTGATCGGGGAGATCGCCGACATCACCCTGGCGTCGGACGCCCTCGACGCCGCCTTCATGTTCGAGCGCGACCCCCAGGGCTGGTACGTGCGTCGCCGCTTCGTCCCGAGTCCGGCCCTGCAGGACGAGCACGACCTCCTCAACGTCGCGTTCTGGCCGGTCATCCCGCGCATGGCCGACGCCGGTCACCGCGACGCGCTGCTGTCGCTCGCCTTCCTGGCCCTGTCCTTCGAGCCCGTCGGCCGGGCCCTGCTGCCGCAAGCCCTGCGGGTGCGGCATATCCCGAAGGCCGTCGAGCGGTCGGCGCACCTGCGCAACGTCTGCCGGAACCTGCCGGGGGCACTGGTCGCGGGCGCGCGGGTCGCCTGGCAGCGGTACGGCGCACCGACGCGGCTGCCCGGATTGTTCGTGCGCAACTCCGGCCGGCGCTACGGCCTGTCCTATCACTCCGAGCAGTCGCCCTGGAGCGAGAGCCGCGTGCGGCTCGACGACCAGACCGACGCGACCGGATTGCCGCGCCTGCACATCGACTACCGGGTCCACGAGAGCGACGCCCGGGCGGTGGTGCGGGCGCACGACTTGCTGGCGGACTGGCTCGTCCGCACCGGCCTCGGCCGCCTCGACTACCGTCAGCCCGCCGAGCAGAACGTCGAGGCGGTGATGCGGCTGTTCGGGCACGGCACGCACCAGATCGGCACGGCCCGGATGGCCGACACGGCGGAACGCGGCGTCGTCGACCGCAACTTGCAGGCGTTCGGCGTCCCCAACCTGTACGTGGCCAGCGCCGCCGTACTCCCGCGCTCGGGCCAGGCGAGCCCGACCCTGACCGTGGTCACGCTGGCCGTGCGCCTCGCCCACCATATCGCCGCCGAGACGGCTCGGGTCGACGTTCTCCGCTCTGCGGCCTGA
- a CDS encoding PAS domain-containing hybrid sensor histidine kinase/response regulator, with protein sequence MSEARLREDDYRNLAESLPQLAWIAEADGAIVWYNQRWYEYTGTTFETMQGWGWRAVHHPDHLARVETRFRRAFETGEPWEDTFPLKGADGTFRWFLSRARPFRDASGQIVRWYGTNTDITRRRAAEERLRHAQDRFRALVDSAAAIIWSTDASGELTIGQWRWTAYTGQSDEEAQGWGWVEAVHPDDQAKAADAWSRAVETRSPFEIEYRLRRRDGAWRYMEVRAAPVTAEDGRVREWVGMHVDITDRKEAEAEIDRARHAAEAANRAKSQFIANMSHELRTPLSAVIGYSEMLAEELEDLGQAELLPDLRKIEASARHLLGLINDVLDISKIEAGRMTVAAEDFSVRAMLDDVVSATESLVGKKRNRLVLDIPDDVGAMRQDQGKVRQGLVNLLGNAAKFTEGGTIILSARREVEQGADWLTFAVADTGIGLTEEQIGRLFERFAQADESTTRQFGGTGLGLAITRAFCRRMGGDITVTSTYGEGATFTIRLPAVLTARDDEPSPEEVRALAEAKAEAARHDVVLLVDDDPAARELLSRFLEREGFRVRTANDGKAGLALARALKPRAILLDIEMPRMDGWSVLHAIRSDADLAATPVIMTSVVNEQGLGRALGATDYLVKPIDWDHLKGLMERYRPSDSPGTVLLVDDDADARERLRRSLARDGWTVHEAENGAVGLERLDEGRPSLILLDLMMPVMDGFDFLTRLRARPDGADVPVVVLTAKDITPAEKERLGRDTERVIVKGSISLNEIGRMLRTMYAERVPEAVPPSLQGLIDELAARTGPEGG encoded by the coding sequence ATGAGCGAGGCGCGCCTACGGGAGGACGATTACCGCAACCTCGCCGAGTCGCTGCCGCAGCTCGCCTGGATCGCCGAGGCCGACGGCGCCATCGTCTGGTACAATCAGCGCTGGTACGAGTACACCGGCACCACGTTCGAGACGATGCAGGGCTGGGGCTGGCGCGCCGTCCACCACCCGGATCACCTCGCGCGGGTCGAGACCCGCTTCCGCCGCGCCTTCGAGACCGGCGAGCCGTGGGAGGACACCTTCCCGCTGAAAGGGGCCGACGGGACCTTCCGCTGGTTCCTGTCCCGGGCCCGGCCGTTTCGCGACGCCTCCGGGCAGATCGTGCGCTGGTACGGCACCAACACCGACATCACCCGCCGGCGCGCCGCCGAGGAGCGCCTGCGCCACGCCCAGGACCGCTTCCGCGCCCTCGTCGACAGCGCCGCGGCGATCATCTGGTCGACGGATGCGAGCGGCGAGCTGACGATCGGGCAGTGGCGCTGGACCGCCTATACCGGCCAGAGCGACGAGGAGGCGCAAGGCTGGGGCTGGGTCGAGGCCGTGCACCCGGACGACCAGGCCAAGGCGGCGGACGCCTGGTCCCGGGCCGTCGAGACGCGCTCGCCGTTCGAGATCGAGTACCGCCTGCGCCGGCGCGACGGCGCCTGGCGCTACATGGAGGTGCGCGCCGCCCCCGTCACCGCCGAGGACGGCCGCGTGCGCGAATGGGTCGGCATGCATGTCGACATCACCGACCGCAAGGAGGCCGAGGCCGAGATCGACCGCGCCCGCCACGCCGCCGAGGCCGCCAACCGCGCGAAGAGCCAGTTCATCGCCAACATGAGCCACGAGCTGCGCACCCCGCTCTCGGCGGTGATCGGCTACTCGGAGATGCTCGCCGAGGAGCTGGAGGACCTGGGCCAGGCCGAATTGCTGCCCGACCTGCGCAAGATCGAAGCGTCCGCGCGCCACCTGCTCGGCCTCATCAACGACGTCCTCGACATCTCGAAGATCGAGGCCGGACGCATGACCGTGGCGGCGGAGGATTTCTCCGTCCGCGCCATGCTCGACGACGTGGTGTCGGCGACCGAGTCGCTGGTGGGGAAGAAGCGCAACCGCCTCGTCCTCGACATCCCCGACGACGTCGGCGCCATGCGCCAGGACCAGGGCAAGGTGCGCCAGGGCCTGGTCAACCTCCTCGGCAACGCGGCGAAGTTCACGGAAGGCGGCACCATCATCCTCTCGGCCCGGCGCGAGGTGGAGCAGGGCGCCGACTGGCTGACCTTCGCGGTTGCCGATACCGGCATCGGGCTCACCGAGGAGCAGATCGGCCGGCTGTTCGAGCGCTTCGCCCAGGCCGACGAATCGACCACCCGGCAATTCGGCGGCACCGGGCTCGGGCTTGCCATCACCCGCGCCTTCTGCCGGCGCATGGGCGGCGACATCACGGTGACCTCGACCTACGGCGAGGGCGCGACCTTCACCATCCGGCTGCCGGCGGTGCTGACGGCACGGGACGACGAGCCCAGCCCGGAGGAGGTGCGGGCCCTCGCCGAGGCGAAGGCGGAGGCCGCGCGCCACGACGTGGTGCTCCTCGTCGACGACGACCCGGCGGCCCGGGAGCTGCTCTCCCGCTTCCTCGAGCGCGAGGGGTTCCGGGTGCGCACCGCCAACGACGGCAAGGCCGGCCTCGCGCTCGCCCGGGCCCTGAAACCCCGGGCGATCCTCCTCGACATCGAGATGCCCCGGATGGACGGCTGGTCGGTGCTGCACGCCATCCGCAGCGACGCGGACCTCGCTGCGACCCCGGTGATCATGACCTCGGTGGTCAACGAGCAGGGCCTCGGCCGGGCGCTGGGGGCCACCGACTACCTCGTCAAGCCGATCGACTGGGACCACCTCAAGGGCCTGATGGAGCGCTACCGCCCGTCCGACTCCCCCGGCACGGTGCTCCTCGTCGACGACGATGCCGATGCGCGCGAGCGCCTGCGCCGCAGCCTCGCCCGGGACGGCTGGACCGTGCACGAGGCGGAGAACGGCGCCGTCGGCCTCGAGCGCCTCGACGAGGGCCGGCCGTCCCTGATCCTCCTCGACCTGATGATGCCGGTGATGGACGGCTTCGACTTCCTCACCCGCCTGCGCGCCCGCCCCGACGGCGCCGACGTGCCGGTGGTGGTGCTCACCGCCAAGGACATCACGCCGGCCGAGAAGGAGCGGCTCGGCCGCGACACCGAGCGGGTGATCGTCAAGGGCAGCATCTCCCTCAACGAGATCGGGCGGATGCTGCGGACGATGTATGCCGAGCGGGTGCCGGAGGCGGTGCCGCCCTCGCTGCAGGGTCTGATCGACGAACTGGCGGCGCGGACGGGGCCGGAGGGGGGGTGA
- a CDS encoding calcium-binding protein, whose translation MTGYETTVTDKDDVDDVFDFVSAPYGVILRAQGGNDCILGGGGNDQLYGGAGSDTLLGGLGNDLVDGGDDDDVITDGGASPIHTGNDTVYGGAGNDKIWYGNDLDASTIYGNSGNDILTGGLGNDVIYGDDGKDSTSGDGADSIRGGKGNDIIYGGGGNDTIRGSLGEGSDVVYGGDGDDVIGYDSDTSTVVLFGDAGNDQITGGLASDFLYGGSGQDTLVGGYGNDTLTGNDGNDVLIGGAGADRFVFGGGEGKDLIRDFSYAQGDRIALNGQAYTLSTSVAGYALLDLGGGNSIELQGVAAAQVNDRFFV comes from the coding sequence GTGACGGGATACGAGACGACAGTCACTGACAAGGACGACGTCGACGATGTCTTCGATTTCGTTTCGGCGCCATATGGCGTGATTCTCCGCGCCCAAGGCGGCAACGATTGCATTCTCGGTGGTGGCGGCAACGATCAGCTCTACGGCGGGGCAGGCAGCGACACCCTCCTGGGCGGCCTCGGCAACGATCTCGTCGATGGCGGAGACGATGACGACGTCATCACGGATGGCGGCGCATCGCCGATCCATACCGGGAACGACACGGTCTATGGCGGTGCCGGCAACGACAAGATCTGGTACGGCAACGATCTCGACGCGTCCACGATCTACGGCAACAGCGGCAACGACATCCTGACCGGAGGATTGGGCAACGACGTCATCTACGGTGACGACGGCAAGGACTCGACCTCCGGCGACGGCGCCGATTCCATCCGCGGCGGCAAGGGCAACGACATCATCTACGGCGGCGGCGGCAACGACACCATCCGGGGCAGTCTCGGCGAAGGCTCGGATGTCGTTTACGGCGGCGACGGCGACGACGTCATCGGCTACGACAGCGATACCTCGACGGTGGTCCTGTTCGGCGACGCGGGCAACGACCAGATCACCGGCGGCCTGGCCAGCGATTTCCTGTATGGCGGGTCGGGCCAGGACACCCTCGTGGGCGGCTACGGCAACGACACGCTGACCGGCAATGACGGCAACGACGTGCTGATCGGCGGCGCCGGTGCCGACCGCTTCGTGTTCGGCGGCGGCGAGGGCAAGGACCTCATCCGCGACTTCTCCTACGCCCAGGGCGACCGCATCGCCCTGAACGGGCAGGCCTACACCCTGTCGACGAGCGTCGCCGGCTACGCGCTGCTCGACCTCGGCGGCGGCAACTCGATCGAGCTGCAGGGCGTCGCGGCCGCGCAGGTGAACGACCGCTTCTTCGTCTGA
- the bchE gene encoding magnesium-protoporphyrin IX monomethyl ester anaerobic oxidative cyclase: MRVLLVNVPHPAIGSRIPDDHLPPLGLLAIGGPLLDDGHAVRLIDGEFGPMAPADLVDEVVAWSPDAVLFGHSGSTSGHPVIAEVSRAVASRLPGVPIVYGGVYPTYHWREILAEEPHVTAIVRGEGEETARRLVAGLAAGADLAALPGLAIRRGGEPFATAPAPAIRDLDAYRVGWELIDHARYSYWGGLRAVVVQFSRGCPHPCSYCGQRGFWTRWRHRDPVRFAAELARLHREHRIRVVNFADENPTASPKAWRAFLEALVAENVDLILVGSTRADDIVRDAEILPLYRRAGWQRFLLGLESTDAATLALIRKGGATATDREAIRLLRENGILSMATWVVGFEEETDADHWRGLRQLLSYDPDQIQMLYVTPHRWTPYFRLAAERRVIQADRRLWDYKHQVLATRHLPPWRVLAWVKLAEVVLQARPRALARTLFHPDPALRHAMRWYARMGRRVWFHEIRSFLVRDRRATDGPSVAAFWGAPQDDEEEAMRPARRAGGRA; the protein is encoded by the coding sequence ATGCGCGTCCTCCTCGTCAACGTGCCGCATCCGGCGATCGGCAGCCGGATCCCGGACGACCACCTGCCGCCGCTCGGCCTTCTCGCCATCGGCGGGCCCCTCCTCGACGACGGCCACGCGGTTCGGCTGATCGACGGCGAGTTCGGGCCGATGGCGCCCGCCGACCTCGTCGACGAGGTGGTGGCCTGGAGCCCGGACGCGGTGCTGTTCGGCCATTCCGGCTCGACCTCCGGCCACCCGGTGATCGCCGAGGTCTCCCGCGCCGTCGCATCCCGCCTGCCCGGGGTGCCGATCGTCTATGGCGGCGTCTATCCGACCTACCACTGGCGCGAGATCCTGGCCGAGGAGCCCCACGTCACCGCGATCGTGCGCGGCGAGGGCGAGGAGACCGCCCGCCGCCTCGTCGCGGGGCTCGCCGCCGGCGCGGATCTCGCGGCCCTGCCGGGCCTGGCGATCCGGCGCGGGGGAGAGCCCTTCGCCACGGCTCCCGCCCCGGCGATCCGGGACCTCGACGCCTACCGGGTCGGCTGGGAGCTGATCGACCATGCCCGCTACTCCTACTGGGGCGGTCTGCGGGCGGTGGTGGTGCAGTTCTCCCGCGGCTGCCCGCATCCGTGCAGCTATTGCGGCCAGCGCGGCTTCTGGACCCGCTGGCGCCACCGCGATCCCGTCCGCTTCGCCGCCGAGCTCGCCCGGCTGCACCGGGAGCACAGAATCCGGGTCGTCAACTTCGCCGACGAGAACCCGACCGCCTCGCCGAAGGCCTGGCGCGCCTTCCTGGAGGCGCTGGTGGCCGAGAACGTCGACCTGATCCTCGTCGGCTCGACCCGGGCCGACGACATCGTGCGCGACGCCGAGATCCTGCCGCTCTACCGCCGGGCCGGCTGGCAGCGCTTCCTCCTCGGGCTCGAGAGCACCGATGCCGCGACGCTGGCGCTCATCCGCAAGGGCGGCGCCACCGCGACCGACCGCGAGGCGATCCGCCTGCTGCGCGAGAACGGCATCCTGTCGATGGCGACCTGGGTGGTGGGGTTCGAGGAGGAGACGGACGCCGACCACTGGCGCGGCCTGCGTCAGCTCCTGTCCTACGACCCCGACCAGATCCAGATGCTCTACGTCACGCCGCATCGCTGGACGCCGTACTTCCGGCTCGCCGCGGAGCGCCGGGTGATCCAGGCCGACCGGCGGCTCTGGGACTACAAGCACCAGGTGCTGGCGACCCGCCACCTGCCGCCCTGGCGGGTCCTCGCCTGGGTCAAGCTCGCCGAGGTGGTGCTCCAGGCCCGGCCGCGGGCGCTGGCCCGCACCCTGTTCCACCCCGACCCGGCCCTGCGCCACGCCATGCGCTGGTACGCCCGCATGGGCCGCCGGGTCTGGTTCCACGAGATCCGGAGCTTCCTCGTCCGCGACCGGCGGGCGACGGACGGGCCGAGCGTCGCGGCGTTCTGGGGCGCGCCGCAGGACGACGAGGAGGAGGCGATGCGTCCCGCACGCCGGGCCGGCGGGCGGGCCTGA
- the speG gene encoding spermidine N1-acetyltransferase encodes MAPTIKLRPLEREDLLFVHQLNNNDSIMRYWFEEAYESFAELAQLYERNIHNQTERRFIIATPENERAGLVELVEINHLHRSCEFQIAIHPSFQGRGYARRATQIAMDYAFKVLNIHKLYLHVDKDNRRAIGIYEACGFETEGTLRDEFFVNGKYRDAVRMCMFQPSYLAQRGGGDVNEPVLKT; translated from the coding sequence ATGGCGCCGACCATCAAGCTGCGACCGCTGGAACGCGAGGACCTGCTCTTCGTGCACCAGCTCAACAACAACGACAGCATCATGCGCTACTGGTTCGAGGAGGCCTACGAGTCCTTCGCCGAGCTGGCGCAGCTCTACGAGCGCAACATCCACAACCAGACCGAGCGGCGCTTCATCATCGCGACCCCGGAGAACGAGCGCGCCGGGCTGGTCGAGCTCGTCGAGATCAACCACCTGCACCGCTCCTGCGAGTTCCAGATCGCGATCCACCCGTCGTTCCAGGGCCGCGGCTACGCCAGGCGGGCGACCCAGATCGCGATGGACTACGCCTTCAAGGTGCTCAACATCCACAAGCTCTACCTGCACGTCGACAAGGACAACCGGCGCGCCATCGGCATCTACGAGGCCTGCGGCTTCGAGACCGAGGGGACCTTGCGCGACGAGTTCTTCGTCAACGGCAAGTACCGCGACGCGGTGCGGATGTGCATGTTCCAGCCGTCCTACCTCGCCCAGCGCGGCGGCGGCGACGTCAACGAGCCGGTGCTGAAGACCTGA
- a CDS encoding MBL fold metallo-hydrolase — MSMSRRTLMAGGVLAGPILTSAPGLAGGGSAPAADLPGVYRYGIGDATVTALHEGGVKRPLDAGFVRNAPLPEVQAALSRAFLPTETLPITFTPLLLTLGGKRVLVDAGFADQGPPGTGGTLRGLALAGIDPGAIDAVVISHFHPDHIVGLKRKDGSPTFPNAQVLVPEAEWRFWMDDGRIANPPEALKANLGAVQKTFGGGLKVERYAWDQEVLPGLTALGTPGHTPGHTSFRLESGGRRLLIASDITNHPALFVRHPDWSALFDMDADQARATRHRMLALIADERLPVAFYHAPFPAAGHVAKAGGTYEFVPLQWGLGLA; from the coding sequence ATGTCGATGTCCCGCCGCACCCTCATGGCCGGAGGCGTCCTCGCCGGCCCGATCCTCACCAGCGCCCCGGGCCTCGCCGGCGGAGGCAGCGCGCCCGCTGCCGACCTGCCGGGAGTCTACCGCTACGGAATCGGCGACGCGACGGTGACCGCCCTGCACGAGGGCGGGGTGAAGCGGCCGCTCGACGCCGGCTTCGTGCGCAACGCGCCCCTGCCCGAGGTCCAGGCCGCCCTGTCCCGGGCCTTCCTGCCGACCGAGACCCTGCCGATCACCTTCACGCCGCTCCTCCTCACCCTCGGGGGGAAGCGCGTGCTGGTCGATGCGGGTTTCGCCGATCAGGGCCCGCCCGGCACCGGCGGAACCCTGCGCGGGCTCGCGCTCGCGGGAATCGATCCGGGCGCGATCGACGCGGTGGTGATCAGCCACTTCCACCCCGACCACATCGTCGGGCTCAAGCGCAAGGACGGCTCGCCGACCTTCCCGAACGCGCAAGTGCTGGTACCGGAGGCCGAGTGGCGCTTCTGGATGGATGACGGCCGCATCGCCAACCCGCCCGAGGCCCTGAAGGCCAATCTCGGCGCCGTGCAGAAGACCTTCGGCGGCGGCCTCAAGGTCGAGCGCTACGCCTGGGACCAGGAGGTGCTGCCCGGCCTCACCGCGCTCGGCACGCCGGGCCATACGCCGGGCCACACCTCGTTCCGGCTCGAATCCGGCGGGCGCCGCCTGCTGATCGCCTCCGACATCACCAACCACCCGGCCCTGTTCGTGCGCCACCCCGACTGGTCGGCCCTGTTCGACATGGATGCGGACCAGGCCCGCGCCACCCGCCACCGGATGCTGGCGCTGATCGCCGACGAGCGGCTGCCGGTCGCGTTCTACCACGCCCCCTTCCCGGCCGCCGGCCACGTCGCGAAGGCCGGCGGGACTTACGAGTTCGTGCCGCTGCAATGGGGGCTGGGCCTCGCCTGA
- the ggt gene encoding gamma-glutamyltransferase — protein sequence MASHHGMAWRHRAAPVGIGLLAALLVVAVPREAAIAASRAPVAAEHGMVVTAQHYATQVGVDVLKQGGNAIDAAVAVGYALAVVYPAAGNLGGGGFMTIQRADGSRTFLDFREKAPLAATRDMFLDKAGNVVKGLSTKGFLAVGVPGTVAGLEEARAKYGTKPRAELIAPAIRLAEEGFTLDQGDVDMLATGTEDFGKDPASARIFLNQGRPYAVGERLVQTDLAGTLRAIGAQGKDGFYKGAVADALTASSRAQGGLIVQADLDRYATRELPPIECDYRGYRVVSAPPPSSGGVVICEMLNILEGYDLAKLGWGSAQAVHYEIEAMRHSYLDRNSYLGDPDFVKNPVERLIDKGYAEKIRAAIDPQKAGNSAALKPGVPPHEGSNTTHYSIVDGQGNAVSVTYTLNDWFGARIVPEGTGVLLNNEMDDFTAKVGVPNIYGLLQGEANAVAPGKTPLSSMSPTIVTKDGKPVFVTGTPGGSRIITVVLHSILNVIDYGMNVQEAADAPRLHHQWMPDVTNVERFALSPDTRRILEGMGHTFGPAQPANHLAAILIGAPTLGGKPVGAFRYYGANDPRRNTGSAQGY from the coding sequence ATGGCCTCGCACCACGGGATGGCCTGGCGCCACAGGGCCGCCCCGGTCGGCATCGGCCTCCTGGCGGCACTCCTCGTCGTCGCGGTGCCGCGGGAGGCCGCGATCGCCGCCTCGCGGGCGCCGGTCGCCGCCGAGCACGGCATGGTCGTCACGGCGCAGCACTACGCGACGCAGGTCGGCGTCGACGTGCTCAAGCAGGGCGGCAACGCCATCGATGCCGCGGTCGCGGTCGGCTACGCGCTCGCGGTGGTCTACCCGGCCGCCGGCAATCTCGGCGGCGGCGGCTTCATGACGATCCAGCGCGCCGACGGCAGCCGGACCTTCCTGGACTTCCGCGAGAAGGCGCCGCTCGCCGCGACGCGGGACATGTTCCTCGACAAGGCCGGCAACGTCGTCAAGGGCTTGAGCACGAAGGGCTTCCTCGCCGTCGGCGTGCCCGGCACCGTGGCGGGTCTCGAGGAGGCGCGCGCCAAGTACGGCACGAAGCCGCGCGCCGAGCTGATCGCCCCGGCGATCCGGCTCGCCGAGGAGGGCTTCACCCTCGACCAGGGCGACGTCGACATGCTCGCGACCGGCACCGAGGATTTCGGCAAGGACCCGGCCTCGGCCAGGATCTTCCTGAACCAGGGCCGGCCTTACGCCGTGGGCGAGCGGCTCGTCCAGACCGACCTCGCGGGCACGCTGCGGGCGATCGGCGCGCAGGGCAAGGACGGGTTCTACAAGGGCGCGGTCGCGGACGCGCTGACAGCGTCGAGCCGGGCGCAGGGCGGCCTCATCGTCCAGGCCGACCTCGACCGCTACGCCACCCGCGAATTGCCGCCGATCGAGTGCGACTACCGCGGCTACCGGGTGGTCTCGGCCCCGCCGCCGAGCTCCGGCGGCGTGGTGATCTGCGAGATGCTGAACATCCTCGAGGGCTACGACCTCGCCAAGCTCGGCTGGGGCTCGGCGCAGGCCGTCCACTACGAGATCGAGGCGATGCGCCACAGCTATCTCGACCGCAACAGCTATCTCGGCGACCCGGACTTCGTGAAGAACCCGGTCGAGCGGCTGATCGACAAGGGCTACGCGGAGAAGATCCGAGCGGCGATCGACCCGCAGAAGGCCGGCAACTCCGCCGCCCTCAAGCCCGGCGTACCGCCGCACGAGGGCAGCAACACCACCCACTACTCGATCGTCGACGGGCAGGGCAACGCCGTCTCGGTGACCTACACCCTCAACGACTGGTTCGGCGCGCGGATCGTCCCGGAGGGGACGGGCGTGCTGCTCAACAACGAGATGGACGACTTCACCGCCAAGGTCGGCGTGCCGAACATCTACGGCCTGCTCCAGGGCGAGGCGAACGCCGTCGCGCCCGGCAAGACGCCCCTGAGCTCGATGAGCCCGACCATCGTCACCAAGGACGGCAAGCCGGTCTTCGTGACGGGGACGCCCGGCGGCAGCCGGATCATCACGGTGGTGCTGCACAGCATCCTCAACGTGATCGATTACGGGATGAACGTGCAGGAGGCCGCCGACGCGCCGCGCCTCCACCACCAGTGGATGCCCGACGTCACCAACGTCGAGCGCTTCGCGCTCTCGCCGGACACCCGCAGGATCCTGGAGGGCATGGGCCACACCTTCGGCCCGGCCCAGCCGGCCAACCACCTCGCGGCGATCCTGATCGGCGCGCCGACCTTGGGCGGCAAGCCGGTGGGGGCGTTCCGGTACTACGGCGCCAACGACCCGCGGCGGAATACCGGGAGCGCGCAGGGGTACTGA